The Solanum pennellii chromosome 4, SPENNV200 genomic interval AAGAGGTTCTTTCCAAAACATTTATAATCGTTTTTATATCCCTTTTAGCTATAGATATTATTCTCACTTTTGAATTTGATGTggcattattatttattaagatcATATATTGTATTTCGTATGTtcataattatttgtttttattttttttacttactttcaattatttatttattttaacaaataaaaataataattttcttttatttatttatatctttaattaattgCTTTGAAAAAAGTTAAACTTCTGGgaaatctaaaatttttaattcattcaattttaggataaaataataaagttactatgtcaattattgttttcttaataggtgtgtcaattaaaaagtggacaagtaattaaGGATACAAAAAGTATTATTTGTACTTAGCAGTATGCTAATTAGCATACTCCCATGAAACATTATACTATTTCacgaaaaaataaaagtaaaatctaTCTATATTGTATCTTTctcaaactaatttttttttttttaaaaaaagaataaaggaAAGGAGAGAAAGCTAACCGTCCAATATGTAAATAATCTAGGTCTGCTGTCACCATACAGCTCCGGACTAACCTGACTAGTAGAAGAATCAAAGCTTtacaaatttgaaatatataattttttaaaaaaaaaaacctaattaaagatgaataaaagatttaaaacattaatttaGTGTTTTAGTCGTACCTGCCAGCCAGCTTCGATGCTATTAAGATCCGACCCGTCAAAAGATCCAGATAGAACCCAAATTTGAGATAGACTAAACTCGTTCACTACTTCGATTGATGGTTCCCATACGTTTATTGTTGCTTTTGCACCATATATCTCTTCAGACCCTCCAGTATATGCTATTGCGTGCTACAATACATAgcatattttgttttaaagcaTTCATTCATTCGATATATTAATGAAAATACTTATGAAATGGGGTATAATATACGCATACAATTAACAtatgattaattaaaaatgtcATAACTACTATTTATGagctataataataataattaagtagATAGCATACACTCTACCTAAACTACAATAAATATCCTTAAATTACTAGTCATATTTCAATTTCACTAACTTGGGACATTTACGCCTTACAACTACCAGTAGTAATGACTAATGAATTAACTacccaaaacatatatatgtactaCATTCTTCTTTAATGTAATACGGCTTCTATAATTCCATCTCCTTCAAATTACACTTGCATTAATAAATTCCtattatattgtttttaaagGCTACAAAGTCCTTAAATATTAGTATTGCTAATATGCATCATTACATAAGAGTGACGGATTAGGGGAGGGGCATTACTAATACTATTACAAATATACAAGGTAGACACCAATCGTTTCAACCTAACAAAACGAGTTCCGATCTTGTctgcttctatttttttttgaatttgtcaatttcatttatttctagGTGTCTTATTTTAGATCTTCTActctctttttttatatatgatgataaaatgACTTTGACAATTGCATACTCATTAATAATAAAGATAGACATAATTAAGtggtaaatatttaataaagagagatttttattgtaaatataCTTTAGGTTAAAGTAGTTAAAAATAGACGTGAAATGACAGATAATTAGAGACGGGTAAAAAAAGTTAGATACCTCGTGTCCATTGCCACTAACAACATCAGGAGCATCAACACGACGAGCAATAGGCAATCCATGTCGTTTTTTCTTACCAAAATCATACAATGACTTTGCTCTAAGCACATCATGAACCTCACTCCGCCGTATCGGGACAGTGCCTACAGGGCACCGCGTTccgttttggtgccataattgCCAATCTATCACTGCACTTTTGCTATTGTTACTTACAACGTCTCTACTCATCATCGCGTCTGTTTTCACAGACGTTTTCAGTTTTGGAATCTCTGGTGGAATCTTCTGTAATTGAGTACATTGCAATgattttgaagttaaaaaataataaaaatttatgatgatttaataaCTTGTTGCTTGtgagtaaaagaaaagaaaagaaaaactaaagtGAAAGTAAGGGTAGTTGGTAGTTGAAATCctaatattatcattattataataattattattattatagcaccacatcttttaattttgggtttgtttttttttcaaaaaagagagCTTTTTATAGACTCATTACAAATgttatttcaattattataaagttattttcttttattcagaGCTTATAGAACATCATTTCTGTCTTAAAACTCGCGATAAAATATGAGATATAAATAGTTTGTTATATGACTATTTGCAACCTTTAATTCCAAAGCAATAAACATGTAGTTGGTTCGTGATCGTACTTAACTATAAATGAGCTAGCAACAAATTTCATAAAGGAGGAGGTAGGGGGTTGCAActtgatatatttaatttattactatATCTCATTGGCACAAAAGgcgaaaaaaaagagagaagaaattaaagtagTCTATACCTGAATCTTGTGATTCTTGAGCAAAGGATGATCGAAAGCTGgttgttttcttttatgaacACAATCTATGATATCTCCATCCGGGCTCTAtatatcaatttcattttcGTTAAAAGAAAGACATATCAAAATGATTTAATgaatacaacataatatatgTACCTGAATAGTGAAGAGAGGAGGCTTGTTGATTCTATCCAAATGCCTGTGAATCCTTTCAAGTCTCATATTGCTAACTTGTTTATACTTTGTGTAGTTCAAATTATGTGCTTCACACATAACAAAgaacaaacacaaaatcaagACTAGAAAACTTTGATctttcttcttaattttaacCATATTTCATTCAGTgccaaagaaaaggaaagagaaaaaaaggagaCTAGAGCACcattattagaaaaaaagatAAGTGTTTTAAACACATAAATGTAGTAAATGCATAGGAAAAGAGGTGGTTGAGATTCATGATGATTGAGAGGAGAGCAgcaacatataaataaaaatggacaGTCAAAACATTGTTTTTACAATGATGGAAAAGGGAGTTAATACTAGGGGCagaaaaatagagtaataaaaCCTATCCCCACATTCTTTTATTATTGGTTTACACCTTACTTAATCTCTCCTTCAATATTTCTATCTGCCTCTCTGCCCACCATACAATCTTCACCATTAATACTCACTACTTTCCTTCTTCCACCACCCTTTTATTaaactatttactacctccgtctcattttatatgagTTAGTTTGACCTGACGTGaagtttaaataataaaaaaagattcttgaaatttctgtaattataaatcatttcattaagaataaattagacaatttaaaattaaaatattactaaatatagaaatatattatttttttagaactgACTAAAAAAAGTGAGTcctataaattgagacagagagATATgtacttaattaatatattctGTACCATTTTAAAAGTGTAGCGTGtgattctttttcttaattctATTAGATCTCCAAAATAGCCTGCACAAATCGTGTTGACTTTCGAATTAAAAAGTTTGGTGAGAAGAAGCTGACTTGTATGAAAAAATATTGTGgagctatatatatacatgtgtgtgtgttaTAACTGAGCAAGTTATAGGATGGCATTGGAAAGGTTAAAGTAGGTTGAATTAAAAATAGGATTGGACCATGACTCATAAGTTTACTTAAGGCTAAACTGATGTAAGAATCAGGTTAAATAAACACTCTCTTAATCTAAATAATTTTGACATACTAATGTaacttttaaagaaaataagacCAATTTTGCTAGAAAAAAAGGtacaaaataaatacatgaGGCCCGACTATTGGAAATCGGGACAAGAGACCCGATCCGGAAAGAGAGCACTAACCCCGTCAACCAACTATTAACCAACCCcgacttctttttttttaatgaatagaTAGAGCCATGATACATTTCGAAATATTGTAAAGATAAATAGACTCTTTTCGCGAGTCCGAAATTCAAAGggtagaaaatattaacaaaaattccaaaacggtatataaaattttatataaaccaaaacggcaaaatcgctgccgacgcagcgatttacttcaactgaaaaagtaaaatcgctgctgaggcagcgattttgccaaaaatttttttttaatataaaaatgaaatcgctgctcAAGCGgctatttcaaaatttttcttcttacaaatcGCTGCCAGGGGCAGCGatttgacattattttttaattttcttttttttttaaaaaataaggtatatcgctgcactggcagcgatttatgaagaaattttttttttttaaaaaaaaaatcgctgccagtgcagcgatttataaaaaaaaaatatatattttttccaatATAAATCGCTGctaaggcagcgatttataaaaaacaaaaaaaaaattttgatataaatcgctgccctggcagcgatttatatcaaaaaaattttttttttttataaatcgctgcctaggcagcgatttatttaaaaaaaaaaaattttttgttattaaatcgctgagcaattttttaaataaaaattttttttaaaaatgttaacttatgtatataatttataagaaaatatacattatttttaaaaaattaaaaataagtaaatatattttctttctaaaaaaagatattatattgaatttaaatttaaataatatttgaatacaaataattaatttttttaaataaaaaattaaatgagaaaaattatttaattttttttttaaaacaaaattatatacttttatatatatatatataagtatataattttgttttaaaaaaaaattaaataatttttctcctttaattttttatttaaaaaaattaattatttgaattcaaatattatttaaatttaaattcaatataatatcttttttagaaagaaaatatatttattacttacttatttttaattttttaaaaataatgtatattttcttataattatatacataaattttaaaaaatattataattttttttatatataaaaatcgctattataacatttttaaaattttttttttatttaaaaaattgctcagcgatttatatcaatttttttttttgttttttataaatcgctgctaaggcagcgatttatattggaaaatattttttttttttataaatcgctgcactggcagcgattttttttaaaaaaaaaaatttcttcataaatcgctgccagtgcagcgatataccttattttttttttaaaaaaagaaaattaaaaaataatgtcaaatCGCTGCCCTGACAGCgatttgtaagaagaaaaattttgaaatcgctgcttgagcagcgatttcatttttatattaaaaaaaaaaatttttggcaaaatcgctgcctcaacagcgattttactttttcagttgaagtaaatcgctgcgtcggcagcgattttaccgttttggtttatataaaattttatataccgttttagaatttttgttaatattttctaccCTTTGAGTTTCGGAGTCCTCTTTTCGCCCCCTTTTCGATGCGAGACACAATCCTGATTTGGGACTCGAGACTCAACCCCAACCTAAGACATAGTCCCCGACCCCGACTTAAGGCCTAGTTACTAGGATAAGAGACCTGACCTAGAAAGAGAAAGTCGACTTAGACTCGAGACCCAATCTTGATTGCCGACTTCTAATTCAACCCCAACCCGAAACATGTGCCCCAACCCACGACATAAGATTGACCTAAGACTTTACTCGATAAGAGAGAGCTAACCCTAAGGGTTGATTATTAACTGAACCCATCCCCAACCTAatacagaaaaaaataatttaggatCTGGGACTCAAGACCGATCCCAACTTGAAAGTTGACCCCCTGACTCAAGACTTGTGATCGACCTTAATTGCTGACTTTTGACCCGACTCCAACCTGAGAGTTGCCCCCCGAACCAAGACTTGAGACCTAACCTTGATTGTAGACTTCCGTCCTGACTCCAACCTGAGACCTAAGACCGACACCCTCCCCAAGACATGAGACTAACTTGAGACTCAAAAGTTGACCCGAGACATGAACCAAGATCCAAACTTGAACCTAACCTTGATCCTGAACCTATGCTTTGAGTCCTCACTCTGATTCGGGACCCCCCAACCTTGACTTGGGACCCTCGATTTGAAAGTTGAGATTTGATCCTTTTGGATGGATTAAGAATACTTGGGCAAAACCTCCTATTtagcaaagaaaaaaaatgaattgaaatcGAAAATTAAACTGGATCAAATTGACAATCATTTTAAAATGGATAATATTTGATTGAATTaaactttatttaatttcaaattatcttATGTTACCTCAACCTATAAAAATCCGAATGGATCGatcaaataatttgtttttgggATCAATTCAACTCCCCTTCTAAGCTAGGATAATGCTATTATTGATGTGAACACgttattaataaaatgattttgataGCACAACCATAAGTGTTGTAATAATAGTTTTGAAGTTAAGGTTGGTaggagggagagagatgcaTTTTTGGTTAAATCTCTAATTAATTTGCCGTCTATACTTGCGAATTAAGCTGGTAGTGGTTAGACTtcacttttttatattaatataatataaataataaatgaatatttttagttgtcatgtatactaaaaatatttatttcaaaataattatcagTTTAAATAATCAGAGAGAatcaattatctttttttaacttTGCCCTTAACATTACATATATagataaagattaaaaaattaataagagatatattaatcaaataaaattctttattaatttttgctTAAGAATTGTATCAAATCTCATCGTGATAACTAAAAAAGAACTTAGAGAGTAACTTATAAAACCTTTTCACTTTTCTTTACCTAAAATTCAAAGTATGTAGTAAGTCTTCTTGTTATGTTGTATCTAACTTGAAGTTACATTAAGAAAATGTATACGAgtaattaataatgaaaaggATATGAGAAGTGAGTGAGCAATAATTTATTCtacaattataaaataataaatacatagtGGGAAAGAGTGACCCCACAAAACAAAAGTTGTACCAAAGGCTAATATAATGCTGCCTTGCTAAGATTTGCGATAGTTGATGGGTTGGCActctattgttttttattcgTCATTCCTCAATTCCAAGTGCCTTCTAGGAATTTATTAgatttttctttactttgattTAGAACCTTGAATTTACTAAGATATTTTTTGGACCTCACAATCTCCggagtgataaatatttttttactattaattaaatattttgaattttagtcTCTTGAGAAAATGAATTttgatcataaataaaatatgaaaaaacataattttatggaaaaaataataaatatatcctAAATTATCGTAAATAGTATTTTTACACTTTCTGTTATACCTTTGAGACATTTGTGTCCTTGTCATTTAAAACCTAGAAGATATATGTCTTTCCCTCTAACAGAAGACTAAACAGGGACATGTGACACAATCTTATCCGTCGATCTAATATTCTATAAATGTCGAGTCGATGGATAAGAATATGACACGTGTACGCTCATTAGTATAAAGAGTATATATGCTATAGTTTTTGGATGGTAGGAGCATCAATTTTCCAAAAGTATGCCAGAGGGTATCAACGTACCATTTACAATAGGTCGAGGGTACATTTGTCATTATCctctattttaattgataaaacaTGTTGGTACAATTGTGTTCCTCCCTCAATTCCTTCCTTCAGGTTCGAGGGCTGTTAGTAGCTTATTTCTCAAACGTAGATGATTTGGACTTGATCTCTATGAAAAGTTTGTGGATCTTCTTAAAGTATTTGATTATAACAAAAGAGTAGCATATTTTGATCTCCATGAATATCTGTTTACATGACCGGGTTGGTTTGAGTTTTTCAAATACCAAACTAAATCATTTGTAtcggatttttgaatttataaatgaaaccaaaccaataaaCTCGGGTTTTcaactttgaatttttcaagttttttggattttcggatttttttcgataaaatattcatacaaacatataatatactttacttcaaatatttctttagtcctacTTAAATGTAACTATCTaagttatttctaaaaaaataacaaaaaatatgatatgattaatgacactaaaatatccaaaaaaaataaaatcgttTGAAACAAATAatgcaaattaataagtcataatgaaattgatcataatttaaagtactaaacatgctaaaataagttcagTTAGTATTATTTACAtgactaaataataaaagaaagtaaaattagatcatgtattttaaattgtctaaatctatgtaaaactaaaaaataaatgttcaatattattgtcattcttaatattgaattgatttctttttgcattagtattaatatgatttttatttaaactataACTATCAACATGTAtgaactataatctttattagatgattaagaattttaacttacaaacaagaaataaatatattaaaagctaaaaagtatgaaaaagtataagtgtatttaaaaatt includes:
- the LOC107015601 gene encoding uncharacterized protein LOC107015601, coding for MVKIKKKDQSFLVLILCLFFVMCEAHNLNYTKYKQVSNMRLERIHRHLDRINKPPLFTIQSPDGDIIDCVHKRKQPAFDHPLLKNHKIQKIPPEIPKLKTSVKTDAMMSRDVVSNNSKSAVIDWQLWHQNGTRCPVGTVPIRRSEVHDVLRAKSLYDFGKKKRHGLPIARRVDAPDVVSGNGHEHAIAYTGGSEEIYGAKATINVWEPSIEVVNEFSLSQIWVLSGSFDGSDLNSIEAGWQVSPELYGDSRPRLFTYWTSDSYQATGCYNLLCSGFVQTNSRIAIGAAISPVSSVEGSQYDVTILIWKDPKLGNWWMVFGDNTLVGYWPAELFTHLAERATMVEWGGEIVNSRANGEHTSTQMGSGHFGDDGFRKASYFRNLEIVDSDNSLSSAQDISILAENTNCYNIKNAYSTEWGTHFYYGGPGRNPQCN